DNA from Alnus glutinosa chromosome 2, dhAlnGlut1.1, whole genome shotgun sequence:
ccaaaaccctatcctctaatcctattgatttatattCTTTAATGTAAACTAATCTCATCTTTTTTAACCTGGACGAGTCTAGGGTATTTATAGAGAGGACAAGTGAAATCCTTCACGGATTTGTACATATAAGAACATCTAATCCAACAAAAAATCGTAAAACAACTCCTAAGTGAACTTGGTGTCTTGTTGTCAACTCTACAACATGACGGCGCTCGTTCCCAGGCATTACTGCACTCGAGCCTAATGTGATGGTGCCCTGTGCATGAGTCTTCTTGCTGCGCTCGAGCTCCTGATCTATGCTCGAGCCTTAAATGTGCTTGATGCGCTCAAGCACAGTTGAACTGGGCTCGAGCTCACTGGTCTTGGTGAATGCTGAATTTTGCCTTTAAGTCCGGAAGATTACTTATGTTTTTCCCTTGGTTCCTAAGAGTACTGTTAATataaaaacaatgcaaaacTTCATATCACAAAGCTAATATATGCGAGCTGAGGgtcttgaatgtgcaacattcaatgcttatcacaaccccaaacttacatatttctagtctcttagcaatacaaaacaaaacttaaagAGAGAACATGCAAACTACGCTACTTCCTCTTTCatgggaaacacgattgcatttgaCTTATGCAACAagtcttttaaacccctaggactccctagtggatgaGTAAAGTTTTGTGAGTGTTTGCCAAAAATGCTACACACAAACATTTTGCAAAACATATTATCCATTAGATAGAAGTATCACAAAAACAATGTTTCttattcattagcaagcttaacaaaataaactacatcttcaaaactttttaagaattccaaagtctaaacATTTACCAATGGTTGGCTGAGGCAACACAAGCTCAAATTGATATAAAGTGAACCAACACACAATTATAAGGTTTCAAATTAAATTCCAATGTGCATGATccaatatctcaaaatttacTGGGATTCGTATTAGATGAAAAAAGACCATGGTATgatgatattattcatttttttctttcttttatcagGCTGCAAAGTTGAgcttccttaagctttctaattgacccatgtatcgAGTGTtaggccaatgactcccaaactatATGGCTTTAGGGCATTAAGTGTAAAACACTCCTGTGGGCTTACTAACttgagtcaaaaaggctacgaagctaaactttgCCATATTATCAATCAATTAAGTTTCTCACCTTTTGATGTGAATAGTAAATGcttaataaggcaagatgtccagttactcagtgaaaaaaaaaatacattttttttttcttttctattctcatGCCAAGGTCATTTATCTAATAAGTCACCCTCTTCACTCGaagatattaaaaatatacagaATCAAATTCGCatgtcatacctcacaaattatgTGCTGATGTGCTTGTTGTAGATTCAAAATAAAACATGTGGAATCTCATGTGCTAAAGGTAAATGCAAAGACTTAGATTCCTTAATGAAATGATCAcctattcaaaattttaagctcgttaatgaaatacaaatcataGTTAAAGTTCAATCCAAATCACAGAAATAACATGATCAGGCATTTATAATATGTACATTAggacaacaaaatatttttccctatcCCCAAACTTAAACGATACATTATCCCCAATGTATTGTTGGGGATCATACGCTAATCAAAGTATGCGCAGCAGAATACCAATCccagaaaaaaaatttcttccagATAAACAGGGttagattaattaaactaacatgttcaaGGTACTAACAATAGAAATTGGCCTTTCCTAGGCTACTAGGGCCAGTtgactttggttgatttgctccttgcatgttgaatggaGAAGAATGCGTTCTTcgtgttcttgactcaacctcCAGATCTACTCTCTGATGATTGAATATGACCATGAGTGTGAACTCACAACTTGAAGTAGTAAATTAGTGAATAATACTCCATtatggccctctatttatagacttggatttacaCTCATGATAGGGTTAGGAGATAAGATAGAGCTATAGCAAAGATAGAATTGGAGTCATAGGAGAGCTACAATTCCAATCCCTACTATCTAGGGTTTTAACTAAAGCCCATTGCTACCAAATATTTAGCATGGccttgggttttatccctaaGGCCTAATGCTCATTTATCTCTACTCAAGCCTTTTAGAATTAATTCCAAGATCCCATAGTTCTTTAATTGCTTCAGCCCAAaggaaattaattcctaagcccaatcatctctaagtaatgagccacttaagaatcatattcctttggcccatgttttatcaaataaaacaagccaaaataaataaatacataactgaGGCTCACAACATTtgtcaatttacatcagctcaaaAAGGgatctaaaggaaaaaatacaattagcttcaaATAGGTATGTGACATTATCACACaaccctatttaatcacaattgattccactaaacaaatgtgaatgcaatctaatatgtattttcaaattaatgaatcaatccctgcgatgtacttatttattacatattatcCCTCCATGGAATTATTCCATagtcgaaccaaagtcaatacattGGTACTTAGTTCACTATCTCTTTTCCTTGATactcctgatttaattacatgatatatcatttttgtacttTGTGAGATTTTCATCTCACCTTGTAAAAAACAAAGTTTTGGTAAATACTACTGAAACACTCAGGCCTGAACTTTAGAataatcattcccattaaatctacatcaagcggaatattccttatcgctttgttccatgacaaaaaatttggattccttctttaAGGaagtgttcccacaatgctaccTGCGATCACCCAATGCACATAAATGTTGACCAGTTGTTTGATCTCATTCTTGtgcatcaaagtgacctacacttttCATCTGAGTTCACAAACTTCTTAAGATTTAAAGTAATTGTTATCAGTCGTCGTACAgatacatcattcttaatcacaaTGTTGAAAGAATAATGACTCACATAGTCCATTCGGTGTAAAGCACTACCTTgcacttacaccaacatattaACCCGAAGCCCATCCTGCTTCTcctgacatgttatagtctagatgaATTTCCTAGTTTCATTTATGACTActaacaatcttttataaattacaaggacctatgactatgatcttttgtgcgataatctcattactcagaCCTTAGTCAAATATAATGTAACTTAGGAACCTTCACgtatatcatatgaaaatattcaaacatatatgtgcatgtaaagcaataatatatatgtccaatgttcaatattatacaattatagaaaaaataacatcaatgcaattggagttttagACACCAGTCATAATATGTATAGATAGAGATATAATACCAGGTGAAAAGCAAAAGGTTGGGCGAAAGTACTCCCGCAAAACTTCAATGCAAGAACATTTGTTCTGAAAAACAAAGTACTGCTCCAGCCATATAAGAAAAAATGCATCATAAAAAATAGTAGGTGAAGTgtgagtaaaagaaaaaaataaaaataaacaaaaataaaatggcaGGAATGTAATGGGTTATCTCCCATAAGcactaagtttaacgtcttcaacCAAACGTGAGTtagtaagaaaaagaaaaagaaattaaaaaaaatacagaaataatagaaaatcaaataaaaggATAGGAATGGAGACATGCAGTATCTCCGAAGTGTTGTGCTAATGGTTAACATCTGTAGCTCGACGGTGAAGTACTTCTATCAATCAAGATAGATGGGATCTGCCAAGTCGACAGATTCCACATCCTTAGTATGCCCAATGCCCTCAATGTAGGGTTTCAATCTCTGACCATTAACCTCAAACAAGTTACCAAGCTTCGGGTCCTAATCTACTGCTCCATGAGGGGAAACCGATGTGACTCTTAAAGGGCCATCCCATCTTGATATGAATTTTGAGTTAAAGAAACACCCTTTCTTCCTGAAGAATTGGTCTTTTACTTTCTTGGACCATTTAGAGAGAGTTTTACCGATTGCTAGGTAACTGATAATGTGCGCGTACTAGAGTGGTTCCTTCTTAGTGATCTCAAACAATTGCTCATCTAGGAAGGAATCATGAACTTGAATGGGGTGAGATGACTCAGAGAGAATCCAAAAGAGATGATCAACCATGCCAGAAGGGTGTGAGAGGGAAGCAATATGATGTGTGTCACACAAGCCCCTAAGGGATCCTTAGTCAGAATGCAAGGCAATGAGTCTTCAACAGATTCCTCTATGATGTCTAGGAAGAAACACTCACTTTTATCTAGCAAATGCTGAAAGGCATTGAAGATGTTTAGTTTTACCTTCATATTCCCAAAACTGATCTTCATAATCCCGATTATACAGTTTATGTTTGCATTAGTTGTGGCTAAGAATGGACAACCTAGGATAACTAGGATCATCTTGTCAGGATTGGGGACAGGTTCTATATCAAGAACAATAAAATCCACTGGGAAGTAGAACTTGTCCACCTGAATGATTACATCTTCAATGATTCCCAGCGGTTTCTTGATAGATCTATCAGCCATTTGAAAGATAACAGTAGTGGACTTCAATTCCCCCCAACCGACCTGCAAATAAATTCTATGGGGCAGTAGATTCACTCCAGCCCCCAAATCGAGGAGGGCTTTCTCAACCTTATGGTCTCCAATGATGCAGGAGATGGCAGGAGCACCAGGTTCATTGAACTTTGGAGGGATGCTGTGTTGAACAAGGGAACTAACTTGTTCTATGAGGATTACATTCTTCGAAGTGTAGGCCTTTGTTCTTTGCTTTTGCGTAGACAAATCCTTGAGGAACTTGGCGTATGGCGGAATCTGTTTGATGGCATCAAGGAGAGGGATATTGATTTTTACCAGCTTGAAGACCTCTAACATGTCTTGGATCTTCTCTCCTTGCTTCCCAAACTGATTCGATTCCTTGAGGCGTTCAGGGAATAGAGCCTTCGGTTCATATGGCCGCTCAAGAGGTAGAGTGGTTGAAGCTGTCTCATCTTGTAGTGGCCCCTTGTCTTTAATCAGAGTAGGATCTTTTGGCTGACCAACTTGttcatctttcttctctgcaACCTTGTTGCCCACTGTTTTATTGCTCCTCAATACAGTAATGGCCTGGACTTTCTCATGATGAAAGCTGCTAGCTGTATTCCCATCTACCATATATTGTCCCTTAGGATTGGCCACTGGTTGGCTTGGAAGTTTCCCTATTCTCTCTTGCTGAGTGTATTAGCTAGCTACTAGAACACTTAGGCAAAAACTAGGGTTTATGGattttaccttgatttctcaccaaaaataaaacccgATGCTGAAGATAACCAAGAACACGCCTAAATAcgcaataataaataaaattgagagattAAATTCAACCTATTAGTATTTGTATTgactacattctgtttgacaaaatcactattatgtaatgttgctgttttcacagggatgtcgtATACTTCAGAATCTTAacagtatttagagtttatgtctctaaaatggaaagagcttcattatgacaagttccagtgtcacaagttgcaagaaggctatttcagtgttcaaggaagattctatgcagattcTAACTCatagaagtcggatcccatgttTTCGTCGGTACGACTCAGTAAAGCATCCAGACGCTCATCACTCAGCAACATCCATTTGAACGAGGTGGTAATatcgtccgaacgcccatcactgtctagaagcttcgaactattcaaggttgcatccgtccggacgtaatggcaaatcgtccgacCGCTCTGcaaagtttgagaagaatccagcattcAAGTATATCTGTCCGGATGACATGGTAATACCGTTCGGAAGCCTTTtggtgttcgacaagtaatagggtttttgtctcagacacagttatgggaagacagctacaaccgtCAGGGCGATGTAGTGTTCCCTTCCaaatgctatccttgataaggcaagttgtgcagaAGACattctgttagtttgtaattggccacattctgttggacaaaatcacttctttgtaatgatgctttttaacagggattcagctattcagagtgcttccaaaagattctgcacagtttacaagtcagaaaaatccgatcccttgcagccgttcggacgacgtgatatactgtccggacgcccatctatccaaagcatcatccatcctaacgacgagaactttcagtctcgaccttcctctatgttgagaagtgatgagtgccaaacattgtatatttggaccccttaattcacatttgttaaacctttagctttattatttttaatatttttggttagtttttgtattttttgtattttgcagatcatggagagaaaacggtagttttaaagtgaaaaatgcaaagtttggaagtcaaaatcagattggattaaatttcaagttctgcacaagttatagtattttgatcataacttccAGCTCAAGTATATAATTAAAGTGAAAccagcggcgttggaa
Protein-coding regions in this window:
- the LOC133860305 gene encoding uncharacterized protein LOC133860305, coding for MVDGNTASSFHHEKVQAITVLRSNKTVGNKVAEKKDEQVGQPKDPTLIKDKGPLQDETASTTLPLERPYEPKALFPERLKESNQFGKQGEKIQDMLEVFKLVKINIPLLDAIKQIPPYAKFLKDLSTQKQRTKAYTSKNVILIEQVSSLVQHSIPPKFNEPGAPAISCIIGDHKVEKALLDLGAGVNLLPHRIYLQVGWGELKSTTVIFQMADRSIKKPLGIIEDVIIQVDKFYFPVDFIVLDIEPVPNPDKMILVILGCPFLATTNANINCIIGIMKISFGNMKVKLNIFNAFQHLLDKIWNCGDNHNHIDDCARAEDEEYQDYQDLCANPDECG